A region of Streptomyces sp. NBC_01750 DNA encodes the following proteins:
- a CDS encoding proline iminopeptidase-family hydrolase: protein MALAPSARGTVAFGPYRTWYRVTGDRTSARPTVVLVHGGPGSTHDYLLSLAALAEHGWPVVHYDQIGNGGSTHLPHAGTDFWTVQLFLDELDNLVRSLGIADNFVLFGQSWGGMLSSAYAAGKPKGLRGLVVANSPASYPLWAEELDVLRAQLPPGVNEALLAHEKAGTTDTPDYLDAMNVFYDRHVFRLPSKPRELTASLMEIANDPTVYFTMNGPSEFHVVGTLRDWSVIDLLPRIEVPTLLMSGRHDEVTVGAVQPYFDLIPDVRWEVFEESSHGPHLEEPALFMKVLVEYLRSLD, encoded by the coding sequence ATGGCGCTGGCACCGAGTGCACGGGGAACCGTGGCCTTCGGACCGTACCGGACCTGGTACCGGGTGACCGGGGACCGTACGTCGGCCCGGCCGACCGTGGTGCTGGTGCACGGCGGACCGGGCAGTACGCACGACTACCTGCTGAGCCTGGCCGCGCTGGCCGAGCACGGCTGGCCTGTCGTCCACTACGACCAGATCGGGAACGGCGGCTCCACACATCTGCCGCACGCGGGCACGGACTTCTGGACCGTGCAGCTGTTCCTCGACGAGCTCGACAACCTGGTCCGATCGCTCGGGATCGCCGACAACTTCGTGCTCTTCGGCCAGTCGTGGGGCGGCATGCTCTCCTCGGCCTACGCCGCCGGAAAGCCGAAGGGCCTGCGCGGGCTGGTCGTGGCCAACTCGCCGGCGTCCTACCCGCTGTGGGCCGAGGAACTCGACGTTCTGCGCGCGCAGTTGCCGCCGGGGGTCAACGAGGCGCTGCTGGCACACGAAAAGGCCGGGACGACGGACACCCCCGACTACCTCGACGCCATGAACGTCTTCTACGACCGCCATGTCTTCCGGCTGCCGTCCAAGCCGCGCGAACTCACCGCGTCGCTGATGGAGATCGCCAACGATCCGACCGTCTACTTCACGATGAACGGACCGAGCGAGTTCCATGTCGTAGGCACGCTGCGGGACTGGTCGGTCATCGACCTCCTGCCCCGGATCGAGGTCCCCACCCTGCTCATGTCCGGGCGCCACGACGAGGTGACCGTGGGCGCGGTGCAGCCCTACTTCGACCTGATCCCCGACGTGCGCTGGGAGGTCTTCGAGGAGTCGAGCCACGGCCCGCACCTCGAGGAACCCGCGCTGTTCATGAAGGTGCTCGTCGAGTACCTGCGTTCGCTGGACTGA